From the genome of Symphalangus syndactylus isolate Jambi chromosome 7, NHGRI_mSymSyn1-v2.1_pri, whole genome shotgun sequence, one region includes:
- the PUF60 gene encoding poly(U)-binding-splicing factor PUF60 isoform X9 — protein MEQLNLADSGLVGKEARRCRRASPPVGMPSAWWLQNEAGCLFAARQVNGQQGGGSEPAAAAAVVAAGDKWKPPQGTDSIKMENGQSTAAKLGLPPLTPEQQEALQKAKKYAMEQSIKSVLVKQTIAHQQQQLTNLQMAAQRQRALAIMCRVYVGSIYYELGEDTIRQAFAPFGPIKSIDMSWDSVTMKHKGFAFVEYEVPEAAQLALEQMNSVMLGGRNIKVGRPSNIGQAQPIIDQLAEEARAFNRIYVASVHQDLSDDDIKSVFEAFGKIKSCTLARDPTTGKHKGYGFIEYEKAQSSQDAVSSMNLFDLGGQYLRVGKAVTPPMPLLTPATPGGLPPAAAVAAAAATAKITAQEAVAGAAVLGTLGTPGLVSPALTLAQPLGTLPQAVMAAQAPGVITGVTPARPPIPVTIPSVGVVNPILASPPTLGLLEPKKEKEEEELFPESERPEMLSEQEHMSISGSSARHMVMQKLLRKQESTVMVLRNMVDPKDIDDDLEGEVTEECGKFGAVNRVIIYQEKQGEEEDAEIIVKIFVEFSIASETHKAIQALNGRWFAGRKVVAEVYDQERFDNSDLSA, from the exons ATGGAGCAGCTGAACTTGGCTGACAGTGGCCTGGTGGGGAAGGAAGCCAGAAGATGCAGAAGGGCCTCCCCTCCCGTGGGCATGCCTTCTGCCTGGTGGCTGCAGAATGAGGCCGGCTGCCTCTTTGCAGCAAGG CAGGTCAATGGCCAACAAGGAGGGGGGTCCgagccggcggcggcggcggcagtggTGGCAGCGGGAGACAAATGGAAACCTCCACAG GGCACAGACTCCATCAAGATGGAGAACGGGCAGAGCACAGCCGCCAAGCTGGGGCTGCCTCCTCTGACGCCCGAGCAGCAGGAGGCCCTTCAGAAG GCCAAGAAGTACGCCATGGAGCAGAGCATCAAGAGCGTGCTGGTGAAGCAGACCATCgcgcaccagcagcagcagctcacCAACCTGCAG ATGGCGGCTCAGCGGCAGCGGGCGCTGGCCATCATGTGCCGCGTCTATGTGGGCTCCATCTACTACGAGCTGGGGGAGGACACCATCCGCCAGGCCTTTGCCCCCTTTGGCCCCATCAAGAGCATCGACATGTCCTGGGACTCCGTCACCATGAAGCACAAG GGCTTTGCCTTCGTGGAGTATGAGGTCCCCGAAGCTGCACAGCTGGCCTTGGAGCAGATGAACTCGGTGATGCTGGGGGGCAGGAACATCAAG GTGGGCAGACCCAGCAACATAGGGCAGGCCCAGCCCATCATAGACCAGCTGGCTGAGGAGGCACGGGCCTTCAACCGCATCTACGTGGCCTCTGTGCACCAGGACCTCTCAGACGATGACATCAAGAGTGTGTTTGAGGCCTTTGGCAAGATCAAGTCTTGCACACTGGCCCGGGACCCCACAACTGGCAAGCACAAGGGCTACGGCTTCATTG AGTACGAGAAGGCCCAGTCGTCCCAAGATGCTGTGTCCTCCATGAACCTCTTTGACCTGGGTGGGCAGTACTTGCGGGTGGGCAAGGCCGTCACACCGCCCATGCCCCTACTCACACCAGCCACGCCTGGAGGCCTCCCACCTGCCGCTGCTGTGGCAGCTGCTGCAGCCACTGCCAAGATCACAGCTCAG GAAGCAGTGGCCGGAGCAGCGGTGCTGGGTACCCTGGGCACACCTGGACTGGTGTCCCCAGCACTGACCCTGGCCCAGCCCCTGGGCACTTTGCCCCAGGCTGTCATGGCTGCCCAGGCACCTGGAGTCATCACAG GTGTGACCCCAGCACGTCCTCCTATCCCGGTCACCATCCCCTCGGTGGGAGTGGTGAACCCCATCCTCGCCAGCCCTCCGACGCTGGGTCTCCTGGAGcccaagaaggagaaggaagaagaggagctgTTTCCCGAGTCAGAGCGGCCAGAGATGCTGAGCGAGCAGGAGCACATGAGCATCTCGGGCAGCAGCGCCCGCCACATGGTGATGCAGAAGCTGCTCCGCAAGCAGGAG TCTACAGTGATGGTTCTGCGCAACATGGTGGACCCCAAGGACATCGATGATGACCTGGAAGGGGAGGTGACAGAGGAGTGTGGCAAGTTCGGGGCCGTGAACCGCGTCATCATCTACCAAGAGAAACAAGGCGAGGAGGAGGATGCGGAAATCATTGTCAAGATCTTTGTGGAGTTTTCCATAGCCTCCGAGACTCATAAGGCCATCCAGGCCCTCAATGGCCGCTGGTTTGCTGGCCGCAAGGTGGTGGCTGAAGTGTACGACCAGGAGCGTTTTGATAACAGTGACCTCTCTGCGTGA
- the PUF60 gene encoding poly(U)-binding-splicing factor PUF60 isoform X1, with protein MSANLRSSVPWKEKRLPIERGLPTPGMSRRGDDASHDVSLKRGPFITRDSSSPGGPRSFPCLLRESFWTTPATAFSPKKAEKRSVAVAARARGGEGYHARPRRPRRDTPDSSPTAHAPRRPRCAGHAPRPAKSTPLPSPLPGALTIPPRPGSALLPSSREFRALAPRSRETAEGARVGGARGGRDGRKMATATIALQVNGQQGGGSEPAAAAAVVAAGDKWKPPQGTDSIKMENGQSTAAKLGLPPLTPEQQEALQKAKKYAMEQSIKSVLVKQTIAHQQQQLTNLQMAAVTMGFGDPLSPLQSMAAQRQRALAIMCRVYVGSIYYELGEDTIRQAFAPFGPIKSIDMSWDSVTMKHKGFAFVEYEVPEAAQLALEQMNSVMLGGRNIKVGRPSNIGQAQPIIDQLAEEARAFNRIYVASVHQDLSDDDIKSVFEAFGKIKSCTLARDPTTGKHKGYGFIEYEKAQSSQDAVSSMNLFDLGGQYLRVGKAVTPPMPLLTPATPGGLPPAAAVAAAAATAKITAQEAVAGAAVLGTLGTPGLVSPALTLAQPLGTLPQAVMAAQAPGVITGVTPARPPIPVTIPSVGVVNPILASPPTLGLLEPKKEKEEEELFPESERPEMLSEQEHMSISGSSARHMVMQKLLRKQESTVMVLRNMVDPKDIDDDLEGEVTEECGKFGAVNRVIIYQEKQGEEEDAEIIVKIFVEFSIASETHKAIQALNGRWFAGRKVVAEVYDQERFDNSDLSA; from the exons GCGGGGACGACGCATCTCACGACGTGAGCCTGAAACGCGGGCCTTTCATCACCCGAGACTCCTCCAGCCCAGGAGGGCCCCGCTCTTTCCCCTGCCTCCTGAGGGAGAGCTTCTGGACGACGCCCGCGACGGCGTTTTCTccaaaaaaggcagagaaaagaagcGTAGCAGTGGCCGCAAGGGCGAGGGGCGGCGAAGGGTACCACGCGCGCCCGCGTCGGCCACGCAGAGATACGCCCGACTCGAGTCCCACGGCGCACGCCCCCAGACGCCCAAGGTGCGCGGGCCACGCCCCTCGCCCAGCCAAGAGCACGCCCCTTCCGTCGCCCCTCCCGGGGGCGTTAACCATTCCTCCCCGCCCCGGAAGCGCGTTACTTCCTTCCTCGCGAGAGTTCCGTGCGCTGGCGCCCAGATCGCGCGAGACAGCAGAAGGAGCAAGAGTGGGTGGCGCGCGCGGCGGCCGCGACGGACGCAAGATGGCGACGGCGACCATAGCTCTC CAGGTCAATGGCCAACAAGGAGGGGGGTCCgagccggcggcggcggcggcagtggTGGCAGCGGGAGACAAATGGAAACCTCCACAG GGCACAGACTCCATCAAGATGGAGAACGGGCAGAGCACAGCCGCCAAGCTGGGGCTGCCTCCTCTGACGCCCGAGCAGCAGGAGGCCCTTCAGAAG GCCAAGAAGTACGCCATGGAGCAGAGCATCAAGAGCGTGCTGGTGAAGCAGACCATCgcgcaccagcagcagcagctcacCAACCTGCAG ATGGCAGCAGTGACAATGGGCTTTGGAGATCCTCTCTCACCTTTGCAATCG ATGGCGGCTCAGCGGCAGCGGGCGCTGGCCATCATGTGCCGCGTCTATGTGGGCTCCATCTACTACGAGCTGGGGGAGGACACCATCCGCCAGGCCTTTGCCCCCTTTGGCCCCATCAAGAGCATCGACATGTCCTGGGACTCCGTCACCATGAAGCACAAG GGCTTTGCCTTCGTGGAGTATGAGGTCCCCGAAGCTGCACAGCTGGCCTTGGAGCAGATGAACTCGGTGATGCTGGGGGGCAGGAACATCAAG GTGGGCAGACCCAGCAACATAGGGCAGGCCCAGCCCATCATAGACCAGCTGGCTGAGGAGGCACGGGCCTTCAACCGCATCTACGTGGCCTCTGTGCACCAGGACCTCTCAGACGATGACATCAAGAGTGTGTTTGAGGCCTTTGGCAAGATCAAGTCTTGCACACTGGCCCGGGACCCCACAACTGGCAAGCACAAGGGCTACGGCTTCATTG AGTACGAGAAGGCCCAGTCGTCCCAAGATGCTGTGTCCTCCATGAACCTCTTTGACCTGGGTGGGCAGTACTTGCGGGTGGGCAAGGCCGTCACACCGCCCATGCCCCTACTCACACCAGCCACGCCTGGAGGCCTCCCACCTGCCGCTGCTGTGGCAGCTGCTGCAGCCACTGCCAAGATCACAGCTCAG GAAGCAGTGGCCGGAGCAGCGGTGCTGGGTACCCTGGGCACACCTGGACTGGTGTCCCCAGCACTGACCCTGGCCCAGCCCCTGGGCACTTTGCCCCAGGCTGTCATGGCTGCCCAGGCACCTGGAGTCATCACAG GTGTGACCCCAGCACGTCCTCCTATCCCGGTCACCATCCCCTCGGTGGGAGTGGTGAACCCCATCCTCGCCAGCCCTCCGACGCTGGGTCTCCTGGAGcccaagaaggagaaggaagaagaggagctgTTTCCCGAGTCAGAGCGGCCAGAGATGCTGAGCGAGCAGGAGCACATGAGCATCTCGGGCAGCAGCGCCCGCCACATGGTGATGCAGAAGCTGCTCCGCAAGCAGGAG TCTACAGTGATGGTTCTGCGCAACATGGTGGACCCCAAGGACATCGATGATGACCTGGAAGGGGAGGTGACAGAGGAGTGTGGCAAGTTCGGGGCCGTGAACCGCGTCATCATCTACCAAGAGAAACAAGGCGAGGAGGAGGATGCGGAAATCATTGTCAAGATCTTTGTGGAGTTTTCCATAGCCTCCGAGACTCATAAGGCCATCCAGGCCCTCAATGGCCGCTGGTTTGCTGGCCGCAAGGTGGTGGCTGAAGTGTACGACCAGGAGCGTTTTGATAACAGTGACCTCTCTGCGTGA
- the PUF60 gene encoding poly(U)-binding-splicing factor PUF60 isoform X10, which translates to MEQLNLADSGLVGKEARRCRRASPPVGMPSAWWLQNEAGCLFAARVNGQQGGGSEPAAAAAVVAAGDKWKPPQGTDSIKMENGQSTAAKLGLPPLTPEQQEALQKAKKYAMEQSIKSVLVKQTIAHQQQQLTNLQMAAQRQRALAIMCRVYVGSIYYELGEDTIRQAFAPFGPIKSIDMSWDSVTMKHKGFAFVEYEVPEAAQLALEQMNSVMLGGRNIKVGRPSNIGQAQPIIDQLAEEARAFNRIYVASVHQDLSDDDIKSVFEAFGKIKSCTLARDPTTGKHKGYGFIEYEKAQSSQDAVSSMNLFDLGGQYLRVGKAVTPPMPLLTPATPGGLPPAAAVAAAAATAKITAQEAVAGAAVLGTLGTPGLVSPALTLAQPLGTLPQAVMAAQAPGVITGVTPARPPIPVTIPSVGVVNPILASPPTLGLLEPKKEKEEEELFPESERPEMLSEQEHMSISGSSARHMVMQKLLRKQESTVMVLRNMVDPKDIDDDLEGEVTEECGKFGAVNRVIIYQEKQGEEEDAEIIVKIFVEFSIASETHKAIQALNGRWFAGRKVVAEVYDQERFDNSDLSA; encoded by the exons ATGGAGCAGCTGAACTTGGCTGACAGTGGCCTGGTGGGGAAGGAAGCCAGAAGATGCAGAAGGGCCTCCCCTCCCGTGGGCATGCCTTCTGCCTGGTGGCTGCAGAATGAGGCCGGCTGCCTCTTTGCAGCAAGG GTCAATGGCCAACAAGGAGGGGGGTCCgagccggcggcggcggcggcagtggTGGCAGCGGGAGACAAATGGAAACCTCCACAG GGCACAGACTCCATCAAGATGGAGAACGGGCAGAGCACAGCCGCCAAGCTGGGGCTGCCTCCTCTGACGCCCGAGCAGCAGGAGGCCCTTCAGAAG GCCAAGAAGTACGCCATGGAGCAGAGCATCAAGAGCGTGCTGGTGAAGCAGACCATCgcgcaccagcagcagcagctcacCAACCTGCAG ATGGCGGCTCAGCGGCAGCGGGCGCTGGCCATCATGTGCCGCGTCTATGTGGGCTCCATCTACTACGAGCTGGGGGAGGACACCATCCGCCAGGCCTTTGCCCCCTTTGGCCCCATCAAGAGCATCGACATGTCCTGGGACTCCGTCACCATGAAGCACAAG GGCTTTGCCTTCGTGGAGTATGAGGTCCCCGAAGCTGCACAGCTGGCCTTGGAGCAGATGAACTCGGTGATGCTGGGGGGCAGGAACATCAAG GTGGGCAGACCCAGCAACATAGGGCAGGCCCAGCCCATCATAGACCAGCTGGCTGAGGAGGCACGGGCCTTCAACCGCATCTACGTGGCCTCTGTGCACCAGGACCTCTCAGACGATGACATCAAGAGTGTGTTTGAGGCCTTTGGCAAGATCAAGTCTTGCACACTGGCCCGGGACCCCACAACTGGCAAGCACAAGGGCTACGGCTTCATTG AGTACGAGAAGGCCCAGTCGTCCCAAGATGCTGTGTCCTCCATGAACCTCTTTGACCTGGGTGGGCAGTACTTGCGGGTGGGCAAGGCCGTCACACCGCCCATGCCCCTACTCACACCAGCCACGCCTGGAGGCCTCCCACCTGCCGCTGCTGTGGCAGCTGCTGCAGCCACTGCCAAGATCACAGCTCAG GAAGCAGTGGCCGGAGCAGCGGTGCTGGGTACCCTGGGCACACCTGGACTGGTGTCCCCAGCACTGACCCTGGCCCAGCCCCTGGGCACTTTGCCCCAGGCTGTCATGGCTGCCCAGGCACCTGGAGTCATCACAG GTGTGACCCCAGCACGTCCTCCTATCCCGGTCACCATCCCCTCGGTGGGAGTGGTGAACCCCATCCTCGCCAGCCCTCCGACGCTGGGTCTCCTGGAGcccaagaaggagaaggaagaagaggagctgTTTCCCGAGTCAGAGCGGCCAGAGATGCTGAGCGAGCAGGAGCACATGAGCATCTCGGGCAGCAGCGCCCGCCACATGGTGATGCAGAAGCTGCTCCGCAAGCAGGAG TCTACAGTGATGGTTCTGCGCAACATGGTGGACCCCAAGGACATCGATGATGACCTGGAAGGGGAGGTGACAGAGGAGTGTGGCAAGTTCGGGGCCGTGAACCGCGTCATCATCTACCAAGAGAAACAAGGCGAGGAGGAGGATGCGGAAATCATTGTCAAGATCTTTGTGGAGTTTTCCATAGCCTCCGAGACTCATAAGGCCATCCAGGCCCTCAATGGCCGCTGGTTTGCTGGCCGCAAGGTGGTGGCTGAAGTGTACGACCAGGAGCGTTTTGATAACAGTGACCTCTCTGCGTGA
- the PUF60 gene encoding poly(U)-binding-splicing factor PUF60 isoform X8, whose product MEQLNLADSGLVGKEARRCRRASPPVGMPSAWWLQNEAGCLFAARVNGQQGGGSEPAAAAAVVAAGDKWKPPQGTDSIKMENGQSTAAKLGLPPLTPEQQEALQKAKKYAMEQSIKSVLVKQTIAHQQQQLTNLQMAAVTMGFGDPLSPLQSMAAQRQRALAIMCRVYVGSIYYELGEDTIRQAFAPFGPIKSIDMSWDSVTMKHKGFAFVEYEVPEAAQLALEQMNSVMLGGRNIKVGRPSNIGQAQPIIDQLAEEARAFNRIYVASVHQDLSDDDIKSVFEAFGKIKSCTLARDPTTGKHKGYGFIEYEKAQSSQDAVSSMNLFDLGGQYLRVGKAVTPPMPLLTPATPGGLPPAAAVAAAAATAKITAQEAVAGAAVLGTLGTPGLVSPALTLAQPLGTLPQAVMAAQAPGVITGVTPARPPIPVTIPSVGVVNPILASPPTLGLLEPKKEKEEEELFPESERPEMLSEQEHMSISGSSARHMVMQKLLRKQESTVMVLRNMVDPKDIDDDLEGEVTEECGKFGAVNRVIIYQEKQGEEEDAEIIVKIFVEFSIASETHKAIQALNGRWFAGRKVVAEVYDQERFDNSDLSA is encoded by the exons ATGGAGCAGCTGAACTTGGCTGACAGTGGCCTGGTGGGGAAGGAAGCCAGAAGATGCAGAAGGGCCTCCCCTCCCGTGGGCATGCCTTCTGCCTGGTGGCTGCAGAATGAGGCCGGCTGCCTCTTTGCAGCAAGG GTCAATGGCCAACAAGGAGGGGGGTCCgagccggcggcggcggcggcagtggTGGCAGCGGGAGACAAATGGAAACCTCCACAG GGCACAGACTCCATCAAGATGGAGAACGGGCAGAGCACAGCCGCCAAGCTGGGGCTGCCTCCTCTGACGCCCGAGCAGCAGGAGGCCCTTCAGAAG GCCAAGAAGTACGCCATGGAGCAGAGCATCAAGAGCGTGCTGGTGAAGCAGACCATCgcgcaccagcagcagcagctcacCAACCTGCAG ATGGCAGCAGTGACAATGGGCTTTGGAGATCCTCTCTCACCTTTGCAATCG ATGGCGGCTCAGCGGCAGCGGGCGCTGGCCATCATGTGCCGCGTCTATGTGGGCTCCATCTACTACGAGCTGGGGGAGGACACCATCCGCCAGGCCTTTGCCCCCTTTGGCCCCATCAAGAGCATCGACATGTCCTGGGACTCCGTCACCATGAAGCACAAG GGCTTTGCCTTCGTGGAGTATGAGGTCCCCGAAGCTGCACAGCTGGCCTTGGAGCAGATGAACTCGGTGATGCTGGGGGGCAGGAACATCAAG GTGGGCAGACCCAGCAACATAGGGCAGGCCCAGCCCATCATAGACCAGCTGGCTGAGGAGGCACGGGCCTTCAACCGCATCTACGTGGCCTCTGTGCACCAGGACCTCTCAGACGATGACATCAAGAGTGTGTTTGAGGCCTTTGGCAAGATCAAGTCTTGCACACTGGCCCGGGACCCCACAACTGGCAAGCACAAGGGCTACGGCTTCATTG AGTACGAGAAGGCCCAGTCGTCCCAAGATGCTGTGTCCTCCATGAACCTCTTTGACCTGGGTGGGCAGTACTTGCGGGTGGGCAAGGCCGTCACACCGCCCATGCCCCTACTCACACCAGCCACGCCTGGAGGCCTCCCACCTGCCGCTGCTGTGGCAGCTGCTGCAGCCACTGCCAAGATCACAGCTCAG GAAGCAGTGGCCGGAGCAGCGGTGCTGGGTACCCTGGGCACACCTGGACTGGTGTCCCCAGCACTGACCCTGGCCCAGCCCCTGGGCACTTTGCCCCAGGCTGTCATGGCTGCCCAGGCACCTGGAGTCATCACAG GTGTGACCCCAGCACGTCCTCCTATCCCGGTCACCATCCCCTCGGTGGGAGTGGTGAACCCCATCCTCGCCAGCCCTCCGACGCTGGGTCTCCTGGAGcccaagaaggagaaggaagaagaggagctgTTTCCCGAGTCAGAGCGGCCAGAGATGCTGAGCGAGCAGGAGCACATGAGCATCTCGGGCAGCAGCGCCCGCCACATGGTGATGCAGAAGCTGCTCCGCAAGCAGGAG TCTACAGTGATGGTTCTGCGCAACATGGTGGACCCCAAGGACATCGATGATGACCTGGAAGGGGAGGTGACAGAGGAGTGTGGCAAGTTCGGGGCCGTGAACCGCGTCATCATCTACCAAGAGAAACAAGGCGAGGAGGAGGATGCGGAAATCATTGTCAAGATCTTTGTGGAGTTTTCCATAGCCTCCGAGACTCATAAGGCCATCCAGGCCCTCAATGGCCGCTGGTTTGCTGGCCGCAAGGTGGTGGCTGAAGTGTACGACCAGGAGCGTTTTGATAACAGTGACCTCTCTGCGTGA